The Apodemus sylvaticus chromosome 17, mApoSyl1.1, whole genome shotgun sequence genome contains a region encoding:
- the Scx gene encoding basic helix-loop-helix transcription factor scleraxis, with protein sequence MSFAMLRSAPPPGRYLYPEVSPLSEDEDHGSESSGSDEKPCRVHAARCGLQGARRRAGGRRAAGSGPGPGGRPGREPRQRHTANARERDRTNSVNTAFTALRTLIPTEPADRKLSKIETLRLASSYISHLGNVLLVGEACGDGQPCHSGPAFFHSSRAGSPLPPPPPPPPLARDGENTQPKQICTFCLSNQRKLSKDRDRKTAIRS encoded by the exons ATGTCCTTCGCCATGCTGCGTTCGGCGCCGCCGCCGGGTCGCTACCTGTACCCTGAGGTGAGCCCGCTGTCGGAGGATGAGGACCACGGAAGCGAGAGCTCGGGCTCCGACGAAAAACCCTGCCGTGTGCATGCTGCGCGCTGCGGCCTCCAGGGCGCCCGGCGGCGGGCAGGAGGACGGAGAGCCGCGGGTAGCGGGCCAGGACCCGGGGGGCGGCCAGGCCGCGAGCCCCGGCAGCGGCACACCGCGAATGCGCGCGAGCGGGACCGCACCAACAGCGTGAACACGGCCTTCACCGCGCTGCGCACACTCATCCCCACCGAGCCTGCGGATCGCAAGCTCTCCAAGATTGAGACGCTGCGCCTGGCCTCCAGCTACATTTCTCACCTGGGCAACGTGCTGCTGGTGGGTGAGGCCTGCGGAGACGGGCAACCATGCCACTCGGGACCCGCTTTCTTCCACAGCAGTCGTGCGGGCAGCccactgccaccgccgccgccgccaccaccactggCCAGAGACGGCGAGAACACCCAGCCCAAACAGATCTGCACCTTCTGCCTCAGCAACCAGAGAAAGTTG AGCAAAGACCGTGACAGAAAGACGGCGATTCGAAGTTAG
- the Bop1 gene encoding ribosome biogenesis protein BOP1 produces MAGACGKPHMSQRSLPGKRRLEPDLELQIQEPPLLSDPDTSLSDSEESVFSGLEDSGSDTSEEDSEEVAGCDEDNHRAEEASEEQAQAAPPCPRTEEAGALTRDEYEEDSSDEEDIRNTVGNVPLAWYDEFPHVGYDLDGKRIYKPLRTRDELDQFLDKMDDPDFWRTVQDKMTGRDLRLTDEQVALVHRLQRGQFGDTGFNPYEPAVDFFSSDIMIHPVTNRPADKRSFIPSLVEKEKVSRMVHAIKMGWIKPRRPQDSTPNFYDLWAQEDPNAVLGRHKMHVPAPKLALPGHAESYNPPPEYLPTEEERLAWMQQEPAERKLNFLPQKFSSLRTVPAYGRFIQERFERCLDLYLCPRQRKMRVNVDPEDLIPKLPRPRDLQPFPVCQALVYRGHSDLVRCLSVSPGGQWLASGSDDGTLRLWEVATARCMKTVPVGGVVRSIAWNPNPAICLVAAAIDDAVLLLNPALGDWLLVGSTDQLLEAFTPPEEPTLQPAQWLEASEEEHQRGLRLRICHSKPVTQVTWHGRGDYLAVVLSSQGHTQVLIHQLSRRRSQSPFRRSHGQVQCVAFHPTRPFLLVASQRSVRIYHLLRQELTKKLMPNCKWVSSMAVHPAGDNIICGSYDSKLVWFDLDLSTKPYKVLRHHKKALRAVAFHPRYPLFASGSDDGSVIVCHGMVYSDLLQNPLLVPVKVLKGHTLTRDLGVLDVTFHPTQPWIFSSGADGTIRLFS; encoded by the exons ATGGCGGGGGCGTGTGGTAAGCCTCACATGTCACAGCGATCGCTGCCTGGGAAACGACGTTTGGAACCTGATCTGGAGCTGCAGATACAAGAG CCTCCTCTCCTCAGCGACCCTGACACCAGTCTCTCTGACAGCGAGGAGAGTGTGTTTTCAGGCCTTGAAGATTCTGGCAGCGACACCAGTGAGGAGGACTCTGAAGAAGTGGCTGGTTGTGACGAGGACAACCATAGAGCAGAGGAGGCCTCTGAGGAGCAGGCGCAG GCTGCCCCTCCTTGCCCAAGGACAGAGGAAGCAGGTGCTCTGACCAGAGATGAGTATGAAGAGGACAGCTCTGATGAGGAG GACATTCGGAACACTGTGGGCAATGTGCCCCTGGCATGGTACGATGAATTCCCACATGTGGGTTATGACCTGGATGGCAAACGTATCTACAAGCCCCTGAGGACACGAGATGAGCTGGACCAGTTTCTGGACAAAATGGATGACCCAGATTTCTG GCGCACTGTGCAAGACAAGATGACAGGGCGCGACCTGCGGCTGACTGATGAGCAGGTTGCCCTGGTACATCGGCTTCAGAGAGGCCAGTTTGGAGATACAGGCTTCAACCCCTATGAA CCAGCTGTGGACTTCTTCAGCAGTGACATCATGATCCACCCCGTGACCAACCGCCCAGCTGACAAGCGTAGTTTTATCCCATCCCTAGTTGAGAAGGAGAAG GTGTCTCGAATGGTGCATGCCATCAAGATGGGCTGGATCAAGCCTCGACGGCCCCAGGACTCCACCCCTAACTTCTATGACCTGTGGGCCCAGGAGGATCCGAATGCTGTGTTGGGGCGCCACAAGATGCACGTGCCTGCACCCAAGCTGGCCTTGCCTGGCCATGCTGAGTCTTACAACCCACCTCCTGAGTACCTGCCCACTGAGGAGGAG CGCTTGGCATGGATGCAGCAGGAGCCTGCTGAGAGGAAGCTTAACTTCTTGCCACAGAAATTCTCCAGCCTGAGGACAGTGCCGGCATATGGCCGCTTCATCCAGGAGCGCTTTGAGCGCTGCCTTGATTTGTATCTGTGCCCACGGCAACGCAAGATGAGG GTGAATGTGGATCCTGAAGACCTCATCCCCAAGCTCCCTCGGCCAAGAGACCTTCAGCCTTTCCCTGTGTGCCAGGCCCTT GTCTACAGGGGCCACAGCGACCTTGTCCGTTGCCTCAGTGTCTCCCCAGGGGGCCAGTGGCTAGCttcag GTTCAGACGATGGCACGTTAAGACTTTGGGAGGTAGCCACTGCCCGCTGTATGAAGACTGTGCCTGTTGGAGGGGTGGTACGGAGCATTGCCTGGAACCCCAATCCTGCCATATGCCTGGTAGCTGCAGCCAT AGATGATGCAGTGTTGCTGCTGAACCCAGCCCTGGGAGACTGGCTGTTGGTGGGCAGCACAGACCAGCTGCTGGAGGCCTTCACTCCACCCGAAGAGCCAACTCTACAGCCTGCCCAATGGCTAGAGGCCTCAGAGGAAGAACACCAGAGGGGTCTGCGCCTGCGTATCTGCCACAGCAAA CCAGTGACACAGGTGACCTGGCATGGGCGAGGGGACTACCTGGCTGTGGTGCTGTCCAGTCAGGGGCACACGCAGGTGCTGATCCACCAGCTGAGCAGGAGGCGCAGCCAGAGCCCGTTCCGCCGCAGCCACGGACAGGTGCAGTGTGTGGCTTTCCACCCTACCCGGCCCTTCCTGCTCGTGGCCTCCCAGCGTAGCGTCCGCATTTACCACCTGCTACGCCAGGAGCTTACCAAGAAGCTGATGCCCAACTGCAAGTGGGTGTCTAGCATGGCTGTACATCCAGCAG GCGACAACATCATCTGTGGCAGCTATGACAGCAAACTGGTGTGGTTTGACCTGGATCTTTCCACCAAGCCATACAAAGTGCTGAG GCACCACAAGAAGGCCCTGCGGGCTGTGGCCTTCCACCCCAGATACCCTCTCTTTGCGTCCGGCTCAGATGACGGCAGTGTTATCGTTTGCCATGGCATGGTGTACAG TGACCTGCTGCAGAACCCGTTGCTGGTGCCTGTCAAGGTGCTTAAAGGACACACCCTGACCCGAGACCTGGGTGTTCTGGATGTGACCTTCCACCCCACACAGCCATGGATCTTCTCCTCTGGGGCAGATGGCACCATCCGACTCTTCAGCTAA